Proteins from one Entomospira culicis genomic window:
- a CDS encoding cysteine desulfurase family protein, which produces MNNNDIYLDNNATTRLCDEAYEAMQPYQQEYFGNPNSLHNTGRIAHRALAQSMHELYQLFGAEDRDDIIITSCATEGNNSVLMSVYYQFIHTGKKKRILSTQVEHPSVAHTLEFLESLGAVVEFIPVNEEGLVTPEALRAMMSDDVALVSVMWANNETGLLFPIKELASVAHEHGALFHSDGVQAIGKTPVDLSDAGVDFFTFSAHKFHGPKGIGGLFIRGKTQFTPLFHGGAQMGGRRSGTVAIPLVVGMTVALRVAVANLEQNIIKMAHLRDKLERGLLQLADITIVGKDSPRTPNTSLISFKGVEGEACLWDLNERGIAASTGSACSSADLQANPTFRAMKISADLEHTGIRFSLCRYTTEEEIDRTIEAVHAIVARLREISIAY; this is translated from the coding sequence ATGAACAATAACGATATTTATTTAGATAACAACGCCACCACCCGCCTGTGCGATGAGGCCTATGAAGCCATGCAACCCTACCAGCAAGAGTATTTTGGTAACCCCAACAGTCTACACAACACGGGGCGTATTGCCCACCGCGCCTTAGCACAGAGCATGCACGAGCTCTATCAGCTCTTTGGGGCAGAGGATCGAGATGACATCATCATCACCAGTTGTGCAACCGAGGGTAACAATAGCGTGCTCATGAGTGTGTACTACCAATTTATCCACACCGGCAAGAAAAAGCGCATTCTCTCCACGCAAGTAGAGCATCCTTCGGTGGCGCATACGCTAGAATTTTTAGAGTCGCTTGGCGCAGTGGTTGAATTTATCCCCGTCAACGAAGAGGGTTTAGTCACTCCCGAAGCACTCCGCGCCATGATGAGCGACGATGTCGCCCTTGTGAGCGTAATGTGGGCAAATAACGAGACGGGTCTGCTCTTTCCCATCAAAGAGCTTGCCTCTGTAGCGCACGAGCATGGCGCGCTCTTTCATAGCGACGGTGTACAAGCCATTGGCAAGACCCCTGTCGATCTCTCGGATGCGGGTGTCGACTTCTTCACCTTCTCGGCACACAAGTTCCATGGGCCAAAGGGTATTGGTGGGCTCTTTATTCGCGGGAAGACCCAGTTTACCCCACTCTTCCACGGTGGTGCGCAGATGGGTGGTCGTCGTAGTGGAACGGTTGCGATCCCTTTAGTTGTCGGCATGACCGTCGCTTTACGCGTGGCAGTCGCCAATCTTGAGCAAAATATCATCAAGATGGCACACTTGCGCGATAAACTCGAGCGCGGTCTTCTCCAACTTGCCGACATCACGATTGTCGGAAAAGACTCTCCGCGTACGCCAAATACCTCGCTCATCAGTTTTAAAGGCGTAGAGGGCGAGGCATGTCTATGGGATCTTAACGAGCGTGGCATCGCAGCCAGCACCGGTAGTGCCTGCAGTAGCGCCGATCTTCAAGCCAACCCCACCTTCCGCGCCATGAAGATCTCCGCCGATTTGGAGCATACGGGCATTCGCTTTAGCCTATGTCGTTACACCACAGAAGAAGAGATCGATCGTACCATCGAGGCAGTGCACGCCATTGTGGCACGCTTACGCGAAATTTCGATCGCTTATTAA
- a CDS encoding class I SAM-dependent methyltransferase, with translation MYQRFLQELSQHQLHQIHKILFHLDKNEVKKVLIRPILLKDIPMWQIETTRAEKVYHQNIAHVELVSYLYQCMQEYICKQITMTTASQIYHYRLTKKGKILHYAETNQQQKAPEMEHNRTKSYLLEEGMPIHALVDLGIFDGNFRIKASAKKKFRQINHFLSLIVESIETDQQEALTIIDFGCGKSYLSFLVYYYFVFIKEIELTMIGYDLKADVVEQCNLTAKKYDYQNLHFIHGDIAKASHDHGKVDAMITLHACNVATDYALHYAITHQITHIFSVPCCQHEIAQQIAPPASWSFLFQHGLHKERLSALFTDAIRCEILRTMGYQVDVIEFVEIENTPKNALIRAKLTHPTHHFTPTPALQTFLKEFHLKPTLVRLLTE, from the coding sequence ATGTACCAGAGATTTTTGCAAGAATTATCGCAACACCAACTGCACCAGATCCATAAAATTCTCTTTCATCTCGATAAAAATGAGGTAAAAAAAGTTCTCATCCGTCCAATTTTACTCAAAGATATCCCGATGTGGCAGATCGAAACAACGCGAGCAGAAAAAGTCTACCATCAAAATATCGCACACGTTGAGCTGGTTTCGTATCTTTATCAATGTATGCAAGAGTATATTTGTAAACAAATTACGATGACAACTGCCAGCCAAATTTATCACTATCGGCTAACCAAAAAAGGGAAAATCCTCCACTACGCCGAAACAAATCAACAGCAAAAAGCCCCTGAGATGGAGCATAATCGCACCAAAAGCTATCTGCTAGAAGAGGGTATGCCGATTCACGCATTAGTAGATCTGGGCATTTTCGATGGTAACTTTCGCATTAAAGCTAGCGCCAAAAAGAAATTTAGACAGATCAATCACTTCCTTAGCCTCATCGTCGAAAGCATCGAAACAGATCAGCAAGAAGCGCTCACCATCATCGACTTTGGATGCGGAAAGTCCTACCTCTCCTTTCTCGTCTACTACTACTTTGTCTTTATAAAAGAGATCGAACTCACCATGATTGGCTACGATCTCAAAGCCGATGTGGTCGAGCAGTGCAATCTGACGGCGAAAAAGTACGATTATCAGAACCTCCACTTTATTCACGGCGACATCGCCAAAGCGAGCCATGATCACGGCAAGGTTGATGCGATGATCACGCTCCACGCCTGCAATGTGGCGACCGATTATGCTCTACACTACGCCATCACCCACCAGATTACGCATATCTTCTCAGTGCCCTGTTGCCAACACGAGATCGCACAACAGATCGCCCCGCCTGCATCGTGGAGCTTTCTCTTTCAGCACGGATTACACAAAGAGCGCCTCTCTGCCCTCTTTACCGACGCCATTCGCTGTGAAATTCTACGTACCATGGGGTATCAGGTTGACGTAATCGAATTTGTCGAGATCGAAAACACGCCCAAAAATGCCCTCATCCGCGCGAAATTAACCCATCCCACGCACCATTTTACACCAACACCCGCATTACAGACCTTCCTAAAGGAATTTCATCTCAAGCCCACGCTCGTTCGTCTACTAACCGAATAA
- a CDS encoding extracellular solute-binding protein: MWKYRAFIVLGFMLLVGCTRGENDDALHERELPRSRFSIDAGQPSYHLMDESGVITWYVNIPAFPMKGSGHDLVSKKILLDTKTQIHFLVGDDDQLQLLFASGELPDIITMDNKLHFNEYATKWAVPLNLLADAYDPYFYEVARADSLAWYQQADGNIYGYPSLSSNYDDFFGDNVVMIGGEGLIVRADIYQALGSPDMRTPDGFLAALRGAKAFDANLTAPLVIRGLSKGGSVIDVLLMFLAVPRIVDSQYYEGVFDEEYLRWVNVLREAYQEGLIIDDNFSFNNMHIYDGVAEGKFFALLTSGLFGTTPAIIQNYKRDPQQHYIAVDGPANRNLDPPTMYQMGLAGWTLTYVTQNSQHKERAMQLITYLMTEEGHKTATLGVEGESYFLDDDGLYRFTPEYQQWRARDPLNYQKESAIRELIWLEEGNWKLRYSDTLAPEMKQIFAWTRDKMTPCFALEQTELPFRSAEERVWKHYLQERNEAVVRMIRAPSYAQMLVELEAFRESANSAQGALAVKNQLIRKNIEKLEKMNYPTC, encoded by the coding sequence ATGTGGAAGTATAGAGCGTTTATAGTGTTGGGGTTTATGTTGTTGGTTGGATGTACTCGAGGAGAGAATGACGATGCTTTACATGAACGAGAGCTTCCGAGGAGTCGTTTTTCTATAGATGCTGGACAACCGAGCTATCATTTAATGGATGAGTCTGGAGTAATTACTTGGTATGTGAATATTCCTGCATTTCCCATGAAGGGCAGTGGGCATGATTTAGTCTCGAAAAAGATCTTATTGGATACAAAAACACAGATTCACTTTTTGGTAGGGGATGACGATCAACTGCAATTACTCTTTGCTTCTGGTGAGTTACCAGATATTATCACGATGGATAATAAGCTCCATTTTAATGAGTACGCGACTAAGTGGGCGGTACCTTTGAATCTCTTGGCTGATGCTTATGATCCTTATTTTTATGAAGTAGCGCGTGCAGATTCTTTGGCGTGGTACCAGCAAGCAGATGGAAATATCTATGGTTATCCTAGCTTATCGAGCAATTATGATGACTTTTTTGGCGACAATGTTGTCATGATCGGTGGGGAAGGTCTTATTGTACGTGCTGATATTTATCAAGCTCTTGGTTCTCCTGATATGCGCACTCCCGATGGATTTTTGGCCGCGTTAAGGGGTGCAAAAGCATTTGATGCCAATTTAACTGCGCCTTTAGTTATTAGAGGCTTGAGTAAAGGTGGATCCGTGATTGATGTGCTTTTGATGTTTTTAGCTGTTCCTCGTATTGTTGATAGTCAATATTATGAGGGGGTGTTTGATGAAGAGTATTTACGCTGGGTGAATGTATTACGCGAGGCCTATCAAGAGGGATTGATTATTGATGATAATTTTTCCTTTAATAATATGCATATCTATGATGGGGTGGCGGAGGGTAAATTTTTTGCTTTGTTGACCTCTGGATTGTTTGGAACGACCCCTGCGATTATTCAAAATTATAAGCGCGATCCACAACAGCATTATATCGCTGTAGATGGACCGGCTAATCGTAATCTTGATCCTCCAACCATGTATCAGATGGGACTAGCTGGTTGGACATTAACCTATGTTACCCAAAATTCTCAACACAAAGAGCGGGCTATGCAGCTCATTACTTATCTCATGACTGAAGAGGGTCATAAAACTGCAACATTGGGGGTAGAGGGGGAGTCTTATTTTTTAGATGACGATGGTCTTTACCGCTTTACTCCAGAGTATCAGCAGTGGCGTGCTCGTGATCCCTTAAACTATCAAAAAGAGAGCGCTATCCGTGAGTTAATTTGGTTAGAAGAAGGTAATTGGAAGTTGCGTTATAGTGATACCTTGGCTCCAGAGATGAAGCAAATTTTTGCTTGGACAAGGGATAAAATGACTCCTTGTTTTGCCCTTGAGCAGACCGAACTTCCTTTTAGAAGCGCCGAAGAGCGGGTTTGGAAACATTATTTACAAGAGCGTAATGAAGCTGTAGTACGCATGATTCGTGCACCTAGCTATGCACAAATGCTTGTCGAACTAGAGGCGTTCAGAGAGAGTGCCAATAGCGCGCAGGGTGCTTTGGCAGTAAAAAATCAGCTTATTAGAAAAAATATCGAAAAGCTAGAGAAGATGAATTATCCCACTTGCTAG